The following proteins are co-located in the Desulfatitalea tepidiphila genome:
- a CDS encoding HlyD family secretion protein, with protein MIEIENDELEAAVSQAKASLEKARVDIQVYASSVESARAEVAASEAKIKSAAADLAKSRINLEDAEREWTRAQELFKGQVISRAALDLSDTAYQTAANTDAARAGLAAARAAKTEATARLQNAVDLLASARANLNVIEAQLSVSQAKLAQALITCPMDATVVYLAVEPGETTAPGVALMTLVDMANLYVRVDVEASIVADLTLQANAVIRVQSKDEPEFAGRVVEIGQLADFATQRDVSRGRQDIKTFKVKIGIDRNDGVLEPGMSVMVDTALKERP; from the coding sequence TTGATAGAGATAGAAAACGATGAGCTGGAAGCCGCTGTGTCCCAAGCCAAAGCGTCGTTGGAAAAAGCCCGGGTCGACATCCAGGTGTATGCTTCTTCGGTTGAGAGTGCCCGAGCGGAGGTTGCTGCTAGCGAGGCCAAGATAAAAAGCGCCGCCGCTGATTTGGCAAAGTCTCGGATCAATCTTGAGGACGCCGAACGCGAGTGGACGCGCGCCCAAGAACTTTTTAAGGGGCAAGTGATCTCCAGGGCAGCCCTGGATCTATCCGACACGGCCTACCAGACCGCCGCCAATACGGATGCCGCCAGGGCGGGATTGGCCGCCGCCAGAGCGGCTAAGACGGAGGCGACCGCCCGGCTGCAGAACGCCGTAGACCTGCTGGCATCGGCCCGGGCGAACCTGAACGTGATCGAGGCACAACTATCGGTGTCGCAAGCCAAGCTTGCCCAAGCCCTGATCACATGTCCAATGGACGCTACTGTGGTTTACCTTGCTGTGGAACCTGGGGAAACGACCGCCCCTGGCGTGGCGTTGATGACCCTCGTCGACATGGCGAACCTATACGTTCGTGTGGATGTCGAAGCATCCATTGTGGCGGACCTCACATTGCAGGCCAATGCCGTGATCCGTGTCCAGTCAAAGGATGAACCCGAATTTGCCGGCCGGGTCGTTGAGATCGGCCAGCTCGCCGATTTTGCCACACAGCGGGATGTATCCAGAGGGCGGCAGGACATCAAAACTTTCAAGGTTAAAATCGGCATCGACCGCAATGACGGGGTCCTCGAGCCCGGCATGAGTGTGATGGTGGACACTGCCCTAAAGGAACGCCCATGA
- a CDS encoding alpha/beta fold hydrolase — protein MPTVHVNHCDIYYEIHGQGDPLVMIMGLRRNIEWWYRQIPTLEKHFKVVVFDNRGAGRSEKPAMDYSIGLFADDTAALMEALDIDYAHVLGVSMGGYIAQELAINHPQKVKDLVLGCTGCGGEKAVLMSADRMEKFTANQNLTPEEILKKDMDIYFSNEYVAGNPAAMAQFSEISMRYYQPADAFLRQYAACRKHDTVARINRVTQPTLIMTGDDDPLVPPENSFILKELLPHAQLSVFPKGRHCFFMEFADRFNEEVVDFFR, from the coding sequence ATGCCTACAGTACATGTCAATCACTGCGATATCTACTATGAAATCCACGGTCAAGGCGATCCACTGGTGATGATCATGGGCCTGCGCCGCAATATCGAGTGGTGGTACCGTCAGATCCCGACTCTGGAAAAACACTTCAAGGTCGTTGTCTTTGACAACCGGGGGGCCGGACGTTCCGAAAAGCCGGCCATGGACTATTCCATCGGGCTGTTTGCCGACGATACGGCGGCGTTAATGGAGGCACTGGACATCGATTATGCCCACGTGTTGGGTGTCTCCATGGGCGGGTACATCGCCCAGGAACTTGCGATCAATCATCCACAAAAGGTGAAGGACCTTGTGTTAGGGTGCACCGGTTGCGGTGGTGAAAAGGCGGTATTGATGAGTGCCGACAGAATGGAAAAGTTCACGGCCAACCAGAACCTTACGCCCGAGGAGATCCTCAAAAAGGACATGGACATTTACTTTTCCAATGAATACGTTGCCGGAAACCCGGCGGCGATGGCGCAGTTCAGTGAAATATCTATGCGATATTACCAGCCCGCCGATGCCTTTTTAAGACAGTATGCGGCTTGCCGAAAGCACGATACAGTCGCACGGATCAATCGAGTTACCCAGCCCACCCTGATCATGACGGGTGATGACGACCCCCTGGTTCCGCCGGAGAACTCTTTCATCCTCAAAGAGCTGCTTCCCCATGCGCAGCTGTCTGTTTTTCCAAAGGGGAGGCACTGCTTTTTCATGGAATTCGCCGATCGGTTCAACGAGGAGGTAGTCGATTTTTTCAGATAA